Proteins co-encoded in one Flavivirga eckloniae genomic window:
- a CDS encoding flavodoxin family protein gives MERSVIIQGSSRSQGDTNKIVNYLATKTNSDVIDLYTKNIGHYDYDYKNEGDDFLGLITHIIENYDTIIFATPVYWYSMSGILKVFFDRISDLIRIHKTTGRKLRGKKMAMISCSNHDDLKNGFSMPFKASANYLGMHYLGDIHTYVESNTVNREVKIRIDDFVKTLNQYK, from the coding sequence ATGGAAAGAAGTGTAATAATTCAAGGAAGCTCAAGGAGCCAAGGTGACACCAATAAAATAGTAAACTACTTAGCCACAAAAACCAATAGCGACGTTATTGATTTATATACCAAAAATATTGGTCATTACGATTATGATTATAAAAATGAAGGTGATGACTTTTTAGGCTTAATAACTCATATTATAGAAAATTATGACACCATAATTTTTGCTACTCCGGTTTATTGGTATAGTATGAGTGGTATTTTAAAAGTATTTTTCGATAGAATTTCAGATTTAATACGAATACACAAAACTACAGGTAGAAAACTACGTGGTAAGAAGATGGCCATGATAAGTTGCAGCAATCATGACGATTTAAAAAATGGCTTTTCTATGCCATTTAAAGCATCTGCAAATTACTTAGGGATGCACTACCTTGGGGATATTCATACTTATGTTGAAAGTAATACCGTAAACCGTGAAGTAAAAATCAGAATTGATGATTTTGTGAAAACTTTAAATCAGTATAAGTAA
- a CDS encoding PPK2 family polyphosphate kinase — MDNYKVTTSITLKDSETKVVIEDAEKELKAIRKKLGKLQDTLYAHGKYAVLVCLQGMDTSGKDSLIREVFKDFNARGVEVHSFKVPTELELKHDYLWRHYIALPARGKFGVFNRTHYENVLVTRVHPGYILGENIPTVNTVEDVNPAFWDKRFEQINNFEKHIAENGTIVFKFFLNLSKEEQKNRLLRRLEKEEKNWKFSPGDLKERKLWDKYQECYEDAINRTSKSHAPWYIIPADDKPTARYIVAKTIYDTLKEYTDIQEPELDDDVKANLEQYIKELNNE, encoded by the coding sequence ATGGACAATTACAAGGTAACCACAAGCATAACACTAAAAGATTCTGAAACTAAGGTTGTAATAGAAGATGCCGAAAAAGAACTTAAAGCGATAAGGAAAAAGCTAGGAAAATTACAGGACACACTTTATGCACATGGTAAATATGCTGTTTTGGTTTGTTTACAGGGTATGGATACTTCTGGAAAAGATAGTTTAATTCGGGAAGTTTTTAAAGATTTCAATGCCAGAGGGGTAGAGGTACATAGTTTTAAAGTACCAACGGAATTGGAGTTAAAACATGATTATTTATGGAGACATTATATTGCACTTCCAGCTCGGGGAAAATTTGGTGTTTTTAACAGAACACATTATGAAAATGTACTGGTAACCAGAGTACACCCCGGTTATATTTTAGGAGAAAATATTCCAACAGTAAATACTGTTGAAGATGTTAACCCTGCATTTTGGGATAAGCGTTTTGAGCAGATCAATAATTTTGAGAAGCATATTGCCGAAAATGGTACCATTGTTTTTAAATTTTTCTTAAACCTTTCCAAAGAAGAACAGAAAAATAGATTGTTGCGTCGTTTAGAAAAAGAAGAAAAAAACTGGAAGTTTTCTCCTGGCGACTTAAAAGAACGCAAGCTGTGGGATAAGTATCAAGAATGTTACGAAGACGCCATAAACAGAACTTCTAAATCGCATGCACCATGGTATATTATTCCGGCAGACGATAAGCCAACAGCACGTTATATAGTGGCAAAAACAATATACGATACGCTTAAGGAATATACCGATATACAAGAACCAGAATTGGATGACGATGTAAAAGCTAATCTGGAGCAGTATATTAAGGAGCTTAATAATGAGTAG